A single genomic interval of Sceloporus undulatus isolate JIND9_A2432 ecotype Alabama chromosome 2, SceUnd_v1.1, whole genome shotgun sequence harbors:
- the LOC121920399 gene encoding transitional endoplasmic reticulum ATPase-like, whose amino-acid sequence METVEVLHFLQFLVTGDIFLVRGGMRAVEFKVVEVDPSPYCIVAPDTIIHCEGEPIKREDEEESLNDVGYDDIGGCRKQLAQIKEMVELPLRHPALFKAIGVKPPQEGFFISWSPGTGENPCGLCAVANEKQGAFFFLFNCPEIMSKLAGESESNLRKAFEEAEKNAPAIIFIDELDAIAPKREKTHGEVERRIVSQLLTLMDGLKQRSHVVVMAATNRPNSIDPALRRFGRFDREIDIGIPDSVGRLEILQIHTKNMKLADDVDLERVRMGMESARWEGVPCSMTQGKI is encoded by the exons ATGGAAACAGTGGAGGTGCTGCACTTCCTTCAGTTCCTAGTAACAG GTGACATTTTCCTTGTGCGGGGAGGAATGAGGGCTGTGGAATTTAAAGTTGTAGAGGTGGATCCTAGCCCCTACTGCATTGTTGCTCCTGACACCATTATCCACTGTGAGGGGGAACCCATCAAACGAGAG GATGAAGAAGAGAGCCTCAATGACGTTGGCTATGATGACATTGGAGGCTGCCGTAAACAACTGGCTCAGATCAAGGAGATGGTGGAGCTGCCCTTGAGACACCCAGCACTCTTCAAAGCTATTGGTGTGAAG CCTCCCCAGGAGGGATTCTTCATCTCATGGTCCCCTGGCACTGGCGAAAACCCTTGTGGACTCTGTGCAGTTGCAAATGAAAAACAGGGAGCGTTTTTCTTCTTATTCAATT GTCCAGAGATCATGAGCAAATTGGCTGGGGAGTCAGAGAGTAACTTGCGCAAAGCCTTTGAAGAGGCTGAGAAGAATGCTCCAGCCATCATCTTTATTGATGAACTGGATGCCATTGCTCCTAAGAGAGAGAAG ACTCATGGGGAAGTGGAACGGCGCATTGTTTCCCAGCTGCTCACACTCATGGATGGTCTGAAACAGCGATCACATGTGGTAGTCATGGCTGCTACCAATCGGCCCAACAGTATTGATCCTGCCCTTCGCCGATTTG GGCGTTTTGATCGAGAAATTGACATTGGGATCCCAGATTCAGTGGGAAGGTTGGAAATCTTACAGATACACACCAAGAATATGAAGCTGGCTGATGATGTGGACCTGGAGAGGGTGAGGATGGGAATGGAGTCTGCAAGGTGGGAAGGAGTTCCATGTTCAATGACACAAGGAAAGATATAA